The Choloepus didactylus isolate mChoDid1 chromosome 13, mChoDid1.pri, whole genome shotgun sequence genome contains a region encoding:
- the LOC119508166 gene encoding histone H2B type 2-E-like — translation MLEPVKSTPAPRKGSKKEVTKAQKKKQKHSCKESYLVYLYKVLKQVHPNTGISTKAMGFMNSFISDIFEHIAGEALHLAHYNKHSTITSREIQTAVRLLLPGELAKHTVSEGTKAITKYASSK, via the coding sequence ATGCTGGAACCAGTGAAGTCCACTCCAGCCCCGAGGAAAGGCTCCAAGAAGGAAGTGACTAAAGCCCAGAAGAAGAAGCAAAAGCACAGCTGCAAGGAGAGCTACTTGGTCTACTTGTACAAGGTGCTGAAGCAGGTCCACCCTAACACTGGCATCTCGACCAAAGCTATGGGCTTCATGAACTCCTTCATCAGCGATATCTTCGAACATATTGCAGGCGAGGCTTTGCACCTGGCGCATTACAACAAACATTCCACCATCACCTCCAGGGAGATCCAGACTGCCGTGCGCCTGCTGCTCCCTGGGGAGTTGGCCAAGCACACTGTATCTGAGGGCACCAAGGCCATCACCAAGTATGCCAGCTCCAAGTAA